The following DNA comes from Triticum aestivum cultivar Chinese Spring chromosome 3D, IWGSC CS RefSeq v2.1, whole genome shotgun sequence.
TCCATTCAGATGCCTCCAGCTAGTACTCAGTCTAATGTTTAATGACGATGATCCATCCATTCCAATCCTTTGAGGATGGTTTAAGAATGTAGACAGAGTTGGACTCCCACTGGCGTCAGAGACATGAACTTCCTTTGAAACCTTCATCTGATCGAACTAATACATGGTCGACTGGGATACTGAATCCCAGCAACTGCGAGGCGGACGAGGCCGCAACCAGTCCGCAGTACATCTCATAGACGCACGCGGAAACAGTGCCGGCAGGGACTAGGTCCTGGCCaggcttccatggcggcggcggcccgaTCGCCTAACCCTAACATGATGAATGCGGTTTTAGGGTGTGGTTTCCACGCCAGGGTTAGAACACCACCATCACTTCTGAGGATTACACTGACCTCAACCGTATCCCTCCTATAGATTACCAGTTCCACTGATGATGTTGTAATATTACTTGTAAACctagttgcatggtaatatattcAGGTGAGAAAGCTCTCGCCTTGGTGACCGTCAGGAAAAAAAAAAGATGATGGGTAGTTGTTCTTCTTAAGGAGGCTGTTGTGTTCTCGTTAGTTATGTTTGTTATGTTTCGTAGTCATGTGTTAGACCTTGTTTGTTTATGTGCAGCGGAGTAGTTTCTTTTGGTTTATGGTAGAGCTTTATTTGTGAGGCTGAGCTTGGTGGCGCCAGCTCTCTCACACTTGGTCATGTGAATGTTTTATCAATTTAATTATCTTTTCTGCAGAAATTGCCAGTTTAACTATCAATGAAATCATTAGCAAGAGCTCCTTAATTTGAAAAATAAAACCACCGGCAAAATAAGATAAACAAAATAGTTCACGTGGGAATGGCAAATTCATCTAATTATCCACATAAAAAAAAGAGGCACCAACTGAAGCATCATTTGTAGTTTCGTAGTTTGTATCTAATGCAAAAGGCGTATAATTTGAGTATAAGCCACGATGCTCCCCCTCCCCCAGACTGTTGTACAAACAAAGACTACAAAACTGCTTATGCAATGCTCAAATGCTACACTACAGTCCTCATTTGTTGAGGATTACATAAGTAGTTTTGCAGTCTCACGGAGCAGTCCTGATGCTACCTGGCCTGCCTCTCCGCTTCAGGAGGCCAAAGAAGGTAAATCTGCAGCCAATCCTTGATAAGGCAGCTGGAGAACAAAAACCTTGGAAGAGCAAATTCTTAACCAAGTCTGGAAAATTGGCGCTAATCTACTCTGTGCTGACAGCTACTACTGCTTATTACCTCACCACCTTTGCTATGGATGCTTGTGCCACCAAGAAACTGGACAGAATGACGAGAATCTTTCGTTGGAAAGTCGGAATGAAGGAGAGGAAGCACATGGAGGAAAGTGCTTGGTTAATTGGAAGCAAATCTGTGCTCCAAAGAAATATGTGGGGCTGGGAATTAAAGACATCCAGTGTTTTAGTCATTCTCTAAGAAGGTTTGGAAGATCAAAGCCGAGGCCAAAATTAAATCCTACCACATCTTGCAGCTTGTGTGATCAGTGCTTGGAAAATGCTGGCCGCCTACCGATCTCCTGCCCGTTTGCCAAAGAGGTGTGGCAGCAGTTGCCTTGATGCAATTGACAATCAGCTCAAGCGACAAATTACTGCTGCGGGAGTATGTGGCCTGGCACCTTTggaaggaaaggaatatgatcttTGAAAACAAGAGCTCAACGCTGGCCAGAGTATACTGGAAGAGGCCATTGGTACATACTGGTGTCCGAAGATCTCAAGATTCTGGAAGAGGCCATTGATACATATATACTGTATAGTGAGCTTCTTGTGTGTTGTTAATGTGTTCCTTGAAGAAAGTCACCCAAACTTCAAGGTCTTTTTGCTACATCTTCTTTTGCGGCCAAGTTTTTCCTGTCCTTGCATTATTGCGTAAGCACAAACCAGCCATCAATTCATATCAAGCAACACAAGCACCAGGATCGCTTCCATTTAAAATCTACTATGGCACTAGACATAATTATATATAACCTATGACTGACACGAGTAAGAGTGAAGTTGCAACAGCACATTGCCAATATTCAAATTGCATGGTTAAAGTCGGTCCAATTAGGCCAATGTGTATATATATAACCTGATGTCTGAATACCCATTCGAATCCAAATATAACTGCAAAAAACGGCTAGCAGGAAAAATAAAATCTACGTACTCTCACCTAGTATCTAGGAGTATTTAGTACGTATGAGTTTGATGTTACTCCCCCCCTGCATAACCAAGCAATATCCCTATATACTGAACCAACATTATTTTATAGTATGATTCAATCAGAACGCCTTTATCCTCAGAACAGGATACTTACAATTTATGTGAACATAGAGTATCTGCCCAGAGAAAATATGCAAAATATCTGAATCTACAGAATCCCTCTAGAAGCAGCAACCACAAATTGTCAGAAATTTGTATATGAACAGCACATCTTAACATCAATGTTAAGCTGCAATGAGATATGAGAaatccaacaaggaacaaaaactACGGGGAACAACCAGGTATGATAACTGTTCAACGGTTCAATTGCAGAGCCAGATTCAGAAAGGCGGAAAAAACTGAGCCTACATTCATACTGAAATATTAACAAAAATATAATGGAAACAACAGAGAGACGCATGCATTCAACGATTCAGCATACTGAAATATTAACAAAAATATAATGGAAACAACAGAGAGACGCATGCATTTAACGATTCAGTTGCAGGGCTGAATTCAGAAATGGAAAAAATGTTGAACTGAAATTTGCTAGCATCAGACTGCATTACTAAGTGAACAATGGAAGAACAAGTGCAAATAGACAAAAGATAGCATCAGGCAAAACAGATGGAGCATTGGGTTCATATCTGGTCCTAATTAAGCCCACAAACAGCAGTTCCACATAACCTAGAGTCAAGTCTGTTTCTTAGCAAGGTACTAGAGAGAAAGTCAAACCATTTCATAGCCAAAAGTTAGTTGGCGCCCTGTTGTAGCGGCAGTTGAGAATCCCAGACATTGATGGTGTAGCTGGAGAGAAGCTGGATGATGGTGAAAGGGCGGTGGGCGGCGAGGACGAACAACTCGTGCAGCTTCACGAAATCTACAGCGCCAGCTGAGATCCTCTCGTCTTTCTCGTCCTTGAGATTGTACATGCAGATGTACGCGGACGAACCCAGGCGCTCAACGTAGTAGAGACAGTTGGACTCAACAGATGGAAACTTATCGGTGTCAACAGCCAGGCACCTGTGATGACCGATGAAGATGGCATGGCTGCCGATGCTCTCCACAGGCACAATGCTACCGATGTCCATCTTGAAAACCTTGACGCATCGCTGCAGCTTGATGATGATCAGCACTTCTCCACCGAATTCCACGATGAAAAAACGGGTATGGTCGTTTGCGTGTCCGGCCACAGGAAGATCCTCAGCATAAAACATTGATGGATGGACATGAAGTGACTGTATCAAATCGAAGATCTCGAATATAACAGAAACCCCGTGCCTGTATCCCTGCGCAGCGCCACCACCGTCGGCGTAGACACCGCCTCTGACTGCCTTCAATGAGATATGACAATCAATGGGCAACTGCACCTCCTTTTCTTGGAAACTTGCCATGTCAGGAGTGGCCGA
Coding sequences within:
- the LOC123080525 gene encoding uncharacterized protein, which encodes MAAPAAEAPAPVAAPVLPPARSKDADPARLQTSPLLPAAGWSDLPPDLVRRVADSLVAANDLDCYMDFRAVCSGWRAATDDPRSDPFDPRFRPRRWVILDDGDDLLLLNAATGRFLRKRIPLLRRYHVLAATPGGFFVLADRYPSRAACVFNPLTGVLIRFAAPVPTKKVAAATVVFGRSSWPTLTLNLLCDSPSKSYSATPDMASFQEKEVQLPIDCHISLKAVRGGVYADGGGAAQGYRHGVSVIFEIFDLIQSLHVHPSMFYAEDLPVAGHANDHTRFFIVEFGGEVLIIIKLQRCVKVFKMDIGSIVPVESIGSHAIFIGHHRCLAVDTDKFPSVESNCLYYVERLGSSAYICMYNLKDEKDERISAGAVDFVKLHELFVLAAHRPFTIIQLLSSYTINVWDSQLPLQQGAN